The following are encoded together in the Variovorax sp. PBS-H4 genome:
- the rpmH gene encoding 50S ribosomal protein L34, which yields MKRTYQASKVRRARTHGFLVRMKTRGGRAVINARRAKGRKRLAV from the coding sequence ATGAAACGCACCTACCAAGCATCCAAAGTCCGCCGCGCCCGTACCCACGGTTTCCTGGTCCGCATGAAGACCCGCGGCGGCCGCGCCGTGATCAACGCACGCCGCGCCAAGGGCCGCAAGCGCCTCG